The Fusobacterium necrophorum subsp. necrophorum genome has a window encoding:
- a CDS encoding PG0541 family transporter-associated protein, translating to MEMENYKMVLVHVNESQKGRLEDFFEDIDFYYYTVQSHTERVISKSLRHKNNKIWPGTDCFFTLVIAEEKLEEMLSYLKTFRMSLPEGIIMSVGIIPVERIIPSLYQEEIPVKEELLEALKKKHNYK from the coding sequence ATGGAAATGGAAAATTATAAAATGGTTCTGGTGCATGTAAATGAATCACAAAAAGGAAGATTGGAAGATTTTTTTGAAGACATTGATTTTTATTATTATACGGTTCAAAGCCACACCGAAAGAGTCATTAGTAAGAGTTTGCGACATAAAAATAATAAGATATGGCCGGGAACAGACTGTTTCTTTACTCTTGTCATTGCGGAAGAGAAGTTGGAAGAAATGTTATCCTATTTGAAAACATTTCGAATGTCTTTGCCGGAAGGGATCATTATGTCCGTCGGAATTATTCCGGTCGAAAGGATTATTCCCAGTCTTTATCAGGAAGAGATTCCGGTAAAAGAAGAATTATTGGAGGCATTAAAGAAAAAGCATAATTATAAGTAA